Below is a genomic region from Pseudomonas berkeleyensis.
TCGGCTATCGCCGGCCCGGCTTCCGAAGGCCTGCTGGTCACCCTGCCGAAGTCCTTCGATCAGGATCCGGCGAACAAGGCACTGGTCGAAGCCTTCAAGGCCAAGAACGAAGACCCGAGCGGTCCGTTCGTGTTCCCGGCCTACGCTGCCGTCCAGGTTATCGCCGAGGGCATCGAGAAAGCTGGCGACACCGACACCGCCAAGGTGGCCGAAGCCCTGCGCTCCAATACCTTCAAAACGCCGACCGGCGACCTCGCTTTCGACGAGAAAGGCGACCTGAAAGACTTCAACTTCGTAGTTTACGAGTGGCACCAGGACGGTTCCAAGTCCGAAGCCAAGTAAGCTTCCCGCCTGAACCCAAAGCCCACTGCACACGCAGTGGGTTTTGTTTATTAGAAGAATTCCGGCCTTGCGCTGCGCCACAAGCGCCGCTTCACGCAGGCCCAGGAGTTAGGCAATGCCTGAGCTTTATCACTACCTACAACAACTGATCAATGGCCTGACCATTGGCAGCACCTATGCCCTGATCGCCATCGGCTACACCATGGTCTACGGCATCATCGGCATGATCAACTTCGCCCATGGCGAGGTTTACATGATTGGCTCGTACGTGGCCTTCACTGTGATCGCAGGTCTCGCCATGTTCGGCCTCGAAGCCGTGCCGTTCGTGATGATCGCGGCCTTCGCCGCCACCATGATCGTCACCAGCGCCTACGGTTACAGCATCGAACGGGTCGCCTACCGCCCCTTGCGCGGCGGCAACCGTCTGATCCCGCTGATCTCCGCGATCGGCATGTCGATCTTCCTGCAGAACGCCGTATTGCTCTCGCAGGACTCCAAGGACAAATCCATTCCCAGCCTGCTACCCGGCAATTTCCTGTTCGGTGAAAGCGTCAGCAACGGTGTGGTGATTTCCTATATGCAGGTGCTGATCTTCATCGTCACCTTCGTCGCCATGATCGGCCTGACCCTGTTCATCTCGCGCTCGCGCCTGGGCCGTGCCTGCCGCGCCTGCGCCGAAGACCTGAAGATGGCCAACCTGTTGGGGATCAACACCAACAACATCATCGCCCTGACCTTCGTCATCGGTGCCGCGCTCGCGGCCGTCGCCTCGGTGCTGCTGAGCATGCAATATGGCGTGATCAACCCGCACCTGGGTTTCCTCGCCGGCATCAAGGCATTCACCGCCGCAGTGCTCGGCGGTATCGGCAGCATTCCGGGCGCCGTGCTCGGCGGCCTGCTGCTGGGCGTGGCCGAAGCCTTCGGTGCCGATATCTTCGGTGACCAGTACAAGGACGTCGTCGCCTTCACCCTGCTGGTACTGGTTCTGCTGTTCCGCCCCACTGGCATTCTCGGTCGTCCAGAGGTGGAAAAGGTATGAGCAGCGCTATTACGAAAAACCTCAAATCGGCGATTTTCAGCGCCCTGCTGGTGCTGATCATTTCCTATCCGGTGCTGGGCCTGAAACTGACCACCGTCGGCATCAGCCTGCGTGTAGAAGGCGCCACCGCCTTCGAGCTATGGTGCATCGGCGCGGCAGCAACGCTGATCTTCATCTGGCAACTGCTGCGTGACCGCCTCACGCCCGCCTGGGCCAAGGTATCGCTGCCACGCCTGCCGGGTAACGCAAGCAACTTCCTGACCCTGCCTTCCACTCAACGCTGGGTGATCCTGGCGCTGATCGCCTTCGCCCTGGTCTGGCCGTTCTTCGCCAGCCGTGGTTCGGTGGACATCGCCACGCTGATCCTGATCTACGTGATGCTCGGCCTCGGCCTGAACATCGTCGTCGGTCTGGCCGGTCTGCTCGACCTGGGCTACGTCGGCTTCTACGCCGTCGGCGCCTACAGCTACGCGATCCTCGCCCACTACTTCGGCTTCGGCTTCTGGATCTGCCTGCCACTGGCAGGGATGATGGCGGCGCTGTTCGGCTTCCTGCTGGGCTTCCCGGTGCTGCGCTTGCGCGGTGACTATCTGGCCATCGTGACCCTCGGGTTCGGCGAGATCATCCGCATCATGCTGCGCAACATGACCGAGTACACCGGCGGCCCGAACGGCCTGAGCATCGCCAACGAGAACAAACCGACCCTGTTCGGTCTGTCCTTCGAACGCCGCGTGCCGGCCGACATGCCGACCTTCCACGGCTTCTTCGATATCGCCTACAGCTCGATGTACAAGGTGATCTTCCTTTACCTGATCGCCCTGCTGCTGGTGCTGCTGACCCTGTTTCTGGTCAACCGCCTGCTGCGAATGCCGATCGGCCGCGCCTGGGAAGCCCTGCGTGAAGATGAGATCGCCTGCCGCGCGCTGGGTCTGAACCCGACCGTGATCAAGCTCTCGGCCTTCACCATCGGTGCCAGCCTGGCCGGTTTCGCCGGCAGCTTCTTCGCTGCCCGTCAGGGCCTGGTGACACCGGAGTCCTTCACCTTCATCGAATCGGCGATGATCCTGGCCATCGTGGTGTTGGGCGGTATGGGCTCGCAGTTGGGCGTGATTCTCGCAGCAGTGGTCATGGTCATGCTGCAGGAGATGCGTGAGCTGAGCGAGTACCGCATGCTGATCTTCGGCCTGGTCATGATCTTCATGATGATCTGGCGCCCGCAAGGTCTGCTGCCGATGCAACGTCCCCACCTGGAGCTGAAGCGATGAGCCGCCCGATTCTTGAAGTAAGCGGCCTGACCATGCGTTTCGGCGGCCTGCTGGCCGTCAACGAGGTGGCCCTGAAAGTAAGCGAAAAACAGGTGGTCTCGATGATCGGCCCGAACGGTGCCGGCAAGACCACCGTGTTCAACTGCCTGACCGGCTTCTATCAGCCGACCTCCGGCAGCATCCGCCTCAACGGCGAAGCCATCGAGGGCCTGCCAGGCCACAAGATCGCTCGCAAAGGCGTGGTGCGTACCTTCCAGAACGTGCGTCTGTTCAAGGACATGACCGCCGTGGAAAACCTGCTGGTAGCCCAGCATCGTCACCTGAACACCGGCTATCTGGCCGGCCTGTTCAAGACGCCGGCCTTCCGCCGCAGCGAGCGCGAGGCGATGGACTTCGCCGCGCACTGGCTGGAGCAGGTCAATCTGGTGGAGTTCGCCAACCGCACCGCAGGCACCCTCGCCTACGGTCAGCAACGCCGCCTGGAAATCGCCCGTTGCATGATGACTCGCCCAAGCATCCTCATGCTCGACGAGCCAGCCGCGGGTCTGAACCCACGCGAAACCGAAGACCTCAAGGCGCTGATCGCCATGCTGCGTGACCAGCACGGCGTCACCGTGCTGCTGATCGAGCACGACATGAAGTTGGTGATGAGCATTTCCGACCACATCTACGTGATCAACCAGGGCACGCCTCTGGCCGATGGTACGCCGGAGCAGATCCGCAACAACCCGGACGTGATCAAAGCCTATCTGGGGGAAGCGTAAATGCTCAGTTTCAACAACGTATCCACCTTCTACGGCAAGATCCAGGCACTGCACGGCATCAGCATCGAAGTGCAGAAAGGCGAGATCGTCACCCTGATCGGTGCCAATGGCGCCGGCAAGTCGACCCTGCTGATGACGCTTTGCGGTAACCCGCGCGCCACCAGTGGCAGCATCCGCTACATGGGCGAAGAGCTGGTCGGCATGGACACCCCGGAGATCATGCGCAAGAGCATCGCCATCGTGCCGGAAGGCCGCCGCGTGTTCGCCCGC
It encodes:
- the livH gene encoding high-affinity branched-chain amino acid ABC transporter permease LivH — its product is MPELYHYLQQLINGLTIGSTYALIAIGYTMVYGIIGMINFAHGEVYMIGSYVAFTVIAGLAMFGLEAVPFVMIAAFAATMIVTSAYGYSIERVAYRPLRGGNRLIPLISAIGMSIFLQNAVLLSQDSKDKSIPSLLPGNFLFGESVSNGVVISYMQVLIFIVTFVAMIGLTLFISRSRLGRACRACAEDLKMANLLGINTNNIIALTFVIGAALAAVASVLLSMQYGVINPHLGFLAGIKAFTAAVLGGIGSIPGAVLGGLLLGVAEAFGADIFGDQYKDVVAFTLLVLVLLFRPTGILGRPEVEKV
- a CDS encoding high-affinity branched-chain amino acid ABC transporter permease LivM, giving the protein MSSAITKNLKSAIFSALLVLIISYPVLGLKLTTVGISLRVEGATAFELWCIGAAATLIFIWQLLRDRLTPAWAKVSLPRLPGNASNFLTLPSTQRWVILALIAFALVWPFFASRGSVDIATLILIYVMLGLGLNIVVGLAGLLDLGYVGFYAVGAYSYAILAHYFGFGFWICLPLAGMMAALFGFLLGFPVLRLRGDYLAIVTLGFGEIIRIMLRNMTEYTGGPNGLSIANENKPTLFGLSFERRVPADMPTFHGFFDIAYSSMYKVIFLYLIALLLVLLTLFLVNRLLRMPIGRAWEALREDEIACRALGLNPTVIKLSAFTIGASLAGFAGSFFAARQGLVTPESFTFIESAMILAIVVLGGMGSQLGVILAAVVMVMLQEMRELSEYRMLIFGLVMIFMMIWRPQGLLPMQRPHLELKR
- the livG gene encoding high-affinity branched-chain amino acid ABC transporter ATP-binding protein LivG, which produces MSRPILEVSGLTMRFGGLLAVNEVALKVSEKQVVSMIGPNGAGKTTVFNCLTGFYQPTSGSIRLNGEAIEGLPGHKIARKGVVRTFQNVRLFKDMTAVENLLVAQHRHLNTGYLAGLFKTPAFRRSEREAMDFAAHWLEQVNLVEFANRTAGTLAYGQQRRLEIARCMMTRPSILMLDEPAAGLNPRETEDLKALIAMLRDQHGVTVLLIEHDMKLVMSISDHIYVINQGTPLADGTPEQIRNNPDVIKAYLGEA